The genomic stretch TTAGTCTTAAGTTGTAAGATGCTAAGTGTAGTCGTAAGTTACCCGAGGGTGTGTCTAAAGGGAAGGGGGTGCTGGGACCCGCAGCCTCGCCCTAAACCAGAGCTCGGTTTGTTTAGGTGGAAGTTAAACGAGCTGAGCCTCGGGACAGCAAGAGCCAAGCGCCGGGACAGCCAGGTGCCAGCCAGTGGGGGAGCCGGGTTGTGCCCAACGCTGCCAATGGCTGGGCAGGCCAGCCCCCGCCCACGTGGCAGCAAGGATATGGCCCGCAAGGTAAGGCTGACGCAGAGGCGCCCACGGGAATGTCCCCCTTCTCGGACTTGGCCCGCGCGCCCTGGGCTGTGCCGTCACTGCGGCCTCCCCACCTCTGCTGTGCATGCACAGAGCCGCGGTTCACAGTGTCCTTGAGCCCCCGCGAGGTGCCGGCTGACAGCCAGCTCCCGGGCAGCACccacagcctcctcagtagcGGGGTGGCCACGGCTCAGGTGCCCGTCAAGGGCCTGGGACTCATTGTCACCGGGAAGAGCTGCAGTGAGCGTCTGCACCTCGCGACCGTGTGCCATGGCGGGTCTGAGCACGAAACCCTGAGAGGGCTGGCATTGCCAAGCTGAGCTCAGAATCGGGGTGCTGCCCCCGGGGGGCTTGAGGACCCAGCAGGCTTTGGATCCTTGCCACCTGCCGTTCCCTCTGCAGTGCCGTGGGCCCTCTGTGGTTAGGCCCACGTTGTGGGCCGTCCTCGGAGCTTCCAGCAGCCACGGAACCCCTGGGCTTGGCCGCAGCCCGACCCGAGTTGTGGGTCAGGGTTCCAGATGTACGTCGTCCGGGTCCCGAGACTGTGGCTTCCCTGCACCTCGTCTAAAACCTTTTTCTCTGGAGCCTCCCTTGTTGGAAACTCGGAGGTGCTGTGGGGACTGTCCCTGCCCTCTCGAGGCTTAGAGGTctcaggtttctctggggtcctcAGGTGGAGCCGGGAGGTCACCCGTGCCCCAGTCAGCAGACACAGTGCCCGCCACCTGGCAGGGCACAGAGGAGAGTGGCTTTAAGGCCTGTTCTACAAGGGGTGAGGAGTGCTTCTCTGCTCAGGGTTcagagggctctgccctcaggacGAACAGGCTCTAAGCACAGGAGACTCCGGGGTTGGTCCCAGCCCTTGACGTCCATGCTCTGCGGCTCCTTCTCTGCGTCGGACAGCTGGGTGGACACGGCGCCAACCTCCTCTTCTGTTCTCTTATCTAGGAATGTGGGTGCCGGCAGGACAGGCGATTGGTAAGTCCTTGTTTATAGAGCAAAGGCGGGGACAGAAGCCACATGGCAGGCTGACTTGCCAGGTGTCCTGGGGCAGCCGGCAAAGCCTGGTTCCCGTGTCCTGAGtgctggagaggaagagagggtgaGGGGCCTGCTAGGGCCCCTGGCAGGCCTGGGTCTAACTGTGGCCAGGCTGTGTCGTCCAGCGCTCTCTGTCCATCACCCCCGTACTGTGTGTTTCAGGTGGCTATGGACCGCCCCCTGCAGGAAGAGGAGcccccccgccacccccaccATTCACCTCCTACATCGTGTCCACCCCTCCCGGAGGCTTTCCCCCTCCCCAGGGCTTCCCTCAGGGCTACGGTGCCCCGCCACAGTTCAGTAAGTCTAGGGGGCCTTGTGGGAGGGCCTCCCGCCTGCTCCGGAGATGCCAGGTGGTGGGCGGGGTGATGGGGAGTCTTGTGTCACATGTCCGGCCTCAGCCACAGGTGGGGTGCCAGCTGGTCAGCAggtcacctgccaccaggcccttCACCTGCAGATGGGCTCCGTCGCCTGTGGCCTCGCTGGTTAGGCTAAAGGGCAGCCCGGGCTCCTGCGGGTTGGAGAGCTCATAGCAGGAATGTCTGGGCCCGACCAGTTCTCACAGGCTCCTCAGGAGACAGAGCCTGTACTTCGTGTCTTAGCCTCATACTTCAGGATTAGGGGGGCATTTGTTTAAGGGTGCGCAagctctaattctttttttttttttttttgagatggagtttcactctgtagcccaggctggagcgcagtggcgcaatcgcggctcactgcaagctccgcctcctgggttcacaccattctcctgcctcagtctcccgagtagctgggactacaggcgctcgccaccacgcccggctaatttttttgtatttttagtagagacggggtttcaccatgttagccaggatggtctcgatctcctgaccttgtgatccgcctgcctcggcctcccaaagtgctgggattacaggcgtgagtgaccgcgcccagcctcacagGCTCTAATTCTTGACTAATTTTCCTGTACACGTCACTTGTAATTAAAAAGCTGAGTGTAAGATCAGCCGACACACccagggttttattttattttatttatttatttatggtttttttttgacatggagtctcactctgtcgcccaggctagagtgcagtggcgccatctcggctcactgcaagctccacctcctgggttcacgccattctcctgcctcagtctcctgagtagctgggactacaggcgcccgccaccacacctggctaatttttttgtatttttagtagagacagggtttcaccgtgttaggcaggatggtctcgatctcctgacctcgtgattcgcccgcctcggcctcccaaagtgctgggattagagacgtgagccaccgcgtccgaactattttatttatttttttgagatggagtttcacttttgttgcccaggcttgagtgcagtgccccgatcttggctcactacaacctctgcctcctgggttcaagcgattctcctgcctcagtgtcctgagtagctgggattacaggcgtctgccaccacgcccggctaattttgtatttttagtagagaacaggtttcactatgttggtcaggctggtctcgaactcctgacctcagtgcaTCCAGAATTTTAGACGGGGCCCCCAGGGTGAGGTCTTGGCACCCTCCAGTAGAGAAGAAGGGACATGGGCCATACGTGGGGTGTCCTTTCTGGGAGCCTTGCATCCCTTATCTGCCTAGCCAGGGATTGCACCTCACAGCACGCAGCCAGCAGGAACGGCACCGTGATCTGATTTCACCTGCgggccctgggccctgggggTGTTTGACAATTGGGGCATATCACAGTGTGAGCTAGTCCCGTCTCGGGGGTTTGGAGGCTCCACGTGGCCGTGGTACAGGAGCAGGCAGTTCCATCCTCTGGCCTGGATCAGGCTCTGCACACGGAGGCCTGTGGGCCAGATGACTGACAGGAGGGGAGCTGGGTGGAACCTCGGCCTGCCTGATATCCAGCAACAGAGGGCAAGGGCGGCAGCACCTCCAGCATGACAGTCCCTTCCAAGCACGTCAGGATGCTCCCTTGCCTGTGCTGGCAGCTTCCTAAACAtggggactgggcatggtggcaggttttTGTCCTTCTGAAACAGCAATTTTGCTGTGAGGTTACTTGCTCCTTGAGTTCTTGTCTGAGGCCCACCTGGCGGCTGCTCCGTGAGGAACGAGGTGGCCCTGCTGCAGCTCAGCATCCCGCCACGCTCCCAGGAGCGTGTGTTTCCTGGGGGGAGCGGCCCGGGACCGTGGCTCTGTGGTCCATTCTGTGGATGTCCACAAGGCCTGGGCGTTCTGTGGGTTTGGGTGGCAGTCCCGTCTGGGCAGCTCCTGCTGGGCTGGGCGTGGGTCTCCTGCTGGTCTGCCCCCAGCTGCACAACGTGTCTTGTGCCTTGCCCTCTTGTACCTCTGCAGGTTTTGGCTACGGGCCTCCACCTCCACCGCCAGATCAGTTTGCCCCTCCGGGGGTTCCTCCTCCACCAGCCACTCCCGGGGCAGCACCTCTGGCTTTCCCACCGCCTCCGTCTCAGGCCGCCCCGGACATGAGCAAGCCCCCGACAGCTCAGCCAGACTTCCCCTATGGTCAGTATGGTAAGTGGTCTCCTGCCATGCTGCGTCCCCGCTGGCCCCAGGACCCTGGGCACGGCCTGCCTTCTTCTGCTTCCTCCCCTGCTGGACGCCCCCCAGCCTTTACCTGgtgggaaaggggagagggaggagaggggggtGTGGGGGTTGTTGGAGAGATCTCGTGGCAACTCGGGTCCAGCAGAAGGGAGCGTGGGAGTCTTGTCGCAGCAGAGCACTCGTCGTACAGCAGGTGCTGCAGGGCCTGCATGTGTGGGAACCTGAGTGGCGACTGGGTCGAGGGAAGTGAGTCCCAGGCAGCTGTGATCATTGTCTCGAGGTTCAGGCCCTCGGTGTGGGTCCCGGGTGCACTGGCCCCTTGGTGGGTTCCAGTTTCTGGCGTCATCAGCCTCCTGCTGGGTCCAGACCCCGCTTGGGGCAGAAGCTGGGTCTGTAGTAGGCGTGGCCTGGACGTGGGCTTCGCCCTGGACTGGATGGCTGTCGTGGCTTGGGTCTGCCTGGACGTGATCTGCAGGCAGCGCATGTGCTTCCGGGGCAGGAGCTTGTGGGGGGCGGGGTCAGCATGGGTCAAGGTCTGCATGTCAGTAGTTCTCGCCCTGCACTGAGCCAGGAGTCCCAGCAGCCTTGCTCAGGACCAACACGGTGGCCTCAGTGGGCAGGGCTCCAACCACGGTCAGCTCCTCCAGCACCAGGGGTCATTCACAAGCAGGGTTTGAGAACATGGGGCACCTGTCTCCAGGTGGCCACGGGCTTCCGGGGTGCCTGTGAACACGCTTCCTTTCGGCCTGGTGGAGGCCGGGGCGTGGGAGCTGTGTTTGGCCCACCCACCTCGCATGGCTGTGGTTCCCCTGCCCCCACGCCCAGGCCTTGGGCCGAGGTTGCCGCATGTGTGGGTTCTTGACCCACTCACCACCAAACCCTGGCGTGTCTGAGACTGGCAGGGGGGTGTGAGGCGCCCGGTTGGGGCGTGGCGTGTGTCAGCCGCTGCTCTTGGTGGCGGCTGCTTGGGTTGGTCACCCTGGTCTCGTCTCTTGCCAGGCCTGGGTTCCTATTCTCCAGCCCCGCCGGGCTGCGGCCCACACTTTGTTTACAGTCTTATGGTCAGGCTGAGCAGTGATGTGGCCTAGGTAGGTGCCGCCTCCTTCTCCAGGGTCCTCCCACCCGCCTGCACCGGGAGGTGGACGTGGCTTCCTCTGCCGTCCCGGGCGGGGGTGGACGCTGGCGGTGCCCTCTGGGAAGGGGCCCTTGCCGGTGCCAAGACATTGGCCACAAGCCTTCAGCGGGCCCAGGATCCCCCAGAgagagcccacgcccacctgtgCCCACGTGCACCGGAATGGGAACCCAGAGGTCGTGGGAGGGGCTTCCTGCAAGGTGTGCAGCGGGGTGGGGAGCGGCGTGAGCAGCTCTGTCCTTGTAAAGACACCGCTGTCCACGCTCCTGAGGTCGGCTGTGTGGGCCGGACGGGCTGCAGGGTGTGCTGGCCCCTCAGCCAGTGGTGTCACTGGGGCAGTCAGGTTGGGCCCAGAAACCCTTCCCTGACACGTGCCACCGATGGACGTGCCCTGACAGGAAGGACAACGTGGGGTCTGGTCTGCGATGGAGGGGCAGGCCCTGTATCGCTGCAAGGGCCCGTCAGGGGTTTTCTGAAACTCCGAGAGCCAGCTTTCTAGAAGCCTGGTCCACCGTGCCTTGGGCCATGTGTGTCTCCAAGCCCCGAGGCTTCTCTACCTCCCCTCACCACCCCCAACCACGTCTTCGGGATTGAACAGGGAAGCGGTGAGGTTACGTGGGCCATGGAGGGCTCTGGAAGCcgcttttctctgtgtgtgcccCTGCTCACATGTTTTTGAGGGAGAGAACACGCCCGGGGTCCTCTCCCTGGCCCAGGTGCTGGCCTCAGAAGGGCCCCACCCGCACCCCGTGGGGCCTGTGGACTCAAGGCAGGCTCGGCGGAGCTGTGTCCAGGTGGCCTCGCTCGATGGCAGTGCCAACCGCCCGGGGACCGCCCCAAGCTCACAGGACTCTCTCCCCCAGCAGGTTACGGGCAGGACTTGAGTGGCTTTGGACAGGGCTTCTCGGACCCCAGCCAGCAGCCTCCTTCCTATGGGGGTCCCTCCGTGCCAGGGTCGGGGGGCCCCCCCGCCGGTGGCAGCGGCTTTGGACGAGGGCAGAACCACAACGTGCAAGGGTTCCACCCCTACCGACGCTAGCCCGCGGCGCCGCGACGTCTGCACGGCCCAGACCCAGGATTCCAAACTTGTGAACTCGTGACAATCACAAACGTGGCGGCAAAGTAGCGACTCAACcttggggggggcggggggagggcgCGAGGCTTTTGGAGCGGCTGTGGGTGTCGTCTGGActgaggtttttaaatatttctttctctaaCCCATcagcacaataaaaaaaaagtcactggttCAACAAcagggtttaaaaaaaatgtctTCAGCTTTAATTCAAAActtcaggtttctttttcttcctttttttggaaattattttcctgaGCCTTTTGTTTTACAGTATATTGTAAACttttatgttaaagaaaaaatatacatttacaaattgtgagatttttaagagaaattttcTACGATGTAtactggcttattttttaatttaaaacagggTTTCCGTCGGCACTGGTGGAGGGGTGCGCTGTTAGTCCCTCGCTCCTGGCTTTGGGGGTTGGGACTTGGTGGTCCAGAAACTCTGGGAGCTTCAAGAAGAAATCTACTGAgtgtatttctgttttttgtttaattCCTTGCTTTTGTCGACCTGCTTGGTAGCGTCTGAGGTGAACTGTGGGGATTGCGCACAGCCAGCCGCGTGGATCCCACGTGGCGCTGAACCGAACGAGTAGGAAGCCTTTCTCCCCAGGCACGTGGCTTCAGGGCGTTTCCCATTGACCAGTTTGACCCTGGTTTGAATAAAGAGAAGTGCGTTTGCATTAGAAACCACTTTGTGTCCGTTTTTTCCCTCCTTGGTCTTGGCCTGTGCCTCCCCTTCCGGTGCCTAGGAAAGATCTGAAACGGGGCGGAGGCGCCCTCGCCCTCCCCTTCGCTCTTGGTGGTCTCGGCAACCCCGAGGGCTTCAGGGCAGAGGCTGAGTGGCCAGCTGGGCCCATCCCTCCGTGGGTCTTGAGTGGCCAGCTGGGCCCATCCCTCCGTGGGTCTTGAGTGGCCAGCTGGGCCCATCCCTCCGTGGGTCTTGGGATGCTGTGACTTTGAGGATGTGGCCACCACCGGTTTTCTCGGGGAATGTGGGCTCCAGGCTTTTCCCATCTCAAGACCTTTAATCATATCTTTTGCCGTGGAAGGTGACATATccccaggttctggggattaggacaggGGCATCTTTGGAAAGGGATACTCTGTCACTGTGGCAGGGAAGGCGAGACTTcaaaagggccaggcgtggtggctcacgactgtaatcccagcactttgggaggccgaggtgggcggatcacctgaggtcgggagttcgagaccagcctgaccaacatggagaaaccccgtctctactaaaaatacaaaaattaaccgggtgtggtggtgcatgcctgtaatcctagctacttgggaggctgaggcagaagaatcgcttgaacctgggaggcggagcttgcagtgagccgagattgcgccattgcactccagcctgggcaacaagagcgaaactccgtctcaaaaaacaagaaaaaaaaaaaaaggaccacgAAGTCCCAAACTGGAAGCCTACAGCGTGCCAGGCGTGAGACTGTGCAGGCGACAGCCAGAACCAcccgccccgcccccccccccccgccccagtTCATATTTTGGGGACAGGGAAGGTTTGACTTAGTTTGGAGAGAACCAAGAGAAGGGGTACCCCCAACATCCCTGTGCAGTGCAGTTTCCTCACTGAGACAGTACCCCTCAACGCCTCAGCCCAGGAAGCCAGCTCCATTCCCTGCCGTCAGAGCCTTCTCCcatgtcctcaggagctgctgccCCAGCTCCCAGGAGGGCCAGGCGGGGGCGGCTGTCTATCCACACCACAGGTCATCGTGGTGTTGAGTGTCAGCCCCTCCCGTTACATTAGCTCCCCCAGCCAAAGAGCAGCACTCACAAAATCAGCTTTCCAGCCAGGACACTATCTGCTGCAGGAAAATGGGTAACATGGACGGGCCCGACACATAGGTCCTGTGCTCCTCGGGACGGAGACTCAGCCCTCCCTGAGTACAGTGTAATTGGCTTCCCTTGGGACTGTGGGGACGGCTGGGGAGAGCTCAGCTCCCTGGACAGTGCCACAGCTAAGCTCGGGTTCCCAGaggttttgtgcttttttttttttctctttttttttttttttttttgagaaggagtctctgtcgcccaggctggagtgcagtggtgcgatctcagctcactgcaacctccgcctcccgggttcaagcggttctcctgcctcagcctcccaaggagctgggattacaggcacccaccaccacgcctggctaattttttgtatttttagtagagttggggttggtcagattggtcttgaactcttgacctcaggtgatccgcccgccttggcctcccaaagtgctggaattacaagcataagccaccacgcccagccaggtgcCACATCCATAGTTAATAGTCACCTTCAACTTTATACTTAATTCCAGTAAGATACAGAAACATCActcctaggccaggcgcggtggctcacgcctgtaatcccagcactttgggaggccaaagcgagtggatcacctgaggtcaggagttcgagaccaacatggcctggccaacatggagaaaccgtgtctctactaaaaatacaaaattagccgggcatggtgacaggtgcctgtaatcccagctacttgggaggctgaggcaggagaatcgcttgaacccaggaggcagaggttgcagtgagccgagatcacaccactgcactccagccagggcaacaagagtgaaactctgtctcaaaaaaaaaaaaagtcactcctACATAGTTCTAGTTACTCTTCCTCTTTGAGCTATCATTATTCATATTACATTTACATATCTTAACAAACCCAGTGATATTCCTAactttatttttgaggcagggtcttgctctgtcgcccaggctggagtgccgttggcgcgatcacggctcactgcagccttgacctcctgggctgaaggctcagcctcccgagtagctgggaattttttgtactttttattcttttatgtccGTGTGtacacaaatttttgtatttttttgtagagaggcagtctcactgtgttgtccttACTAACtttatatacaaaattttatCTGTTAAAGCCGGAATGGTTCTTTTCAGCGAGGCCCTGTCCCTGCTCCAGTATCTGTAATGACCTCGTGTTCCTCCCACAGTGGGACCTGAACCGCCAAACCGCACCTACGAGCAAACAGTAGGCGCTCCATAAATACTTGTTGATGTGGGTGCCATCGTGTAGATGACGGAGCACGAACCCGAGGCTCAGACAGGGGCGGCGACTTGTCCAAAGTCCCACTCCGTGGAGGAAGCGGCTCTGCAGACCTCAGGCGGCGGCTGCTCTAATCCCCGCAGCCTGTGTTTTGCCCTCCAGACGGCAGAGGGCGCGTGTTCGCCGCCGGGAAAGCGGAAGCGCGTGTGCGCGCACGGCCGAGGGGGCGGGACATGCCGGCAGTCTCGCGATAACTGCGCAGGCGCGGACCAAAGCGCTCTCTTCTGAGGATCCGGCAAGATGGTGAGTGCTGCGAGTTGGCGCGTCTCTGCCGGGCCTATCCGGCTCCATCCAACCTCTGACCGTCTCGCGGGGGCCGCAGTTCGTCCCCGCGGCTACGGCGGCTTGCTCCCGACCCTGCAGGCGGCTGGATGTTGGGGCGAGGGGCGGACTTGGTGGGTGTCGGGACGACGCGGGGCTGGGAAGGCCTGTCCGGGCCTTCATGTCCGGGTCCTCGTAACCCGGAGCCGCGAGTGATCCCCGGGGACGGGTCGAAGCGGTGTGTCCCTGTCGGGCTTCTGTCCCCGGCGGCGCCGCGCGTCTTCCGCGGTGTCCTCGGGCCCGGTGTCCTCGGGCCCGGTGGCCCCGGGAGGTGGGTGTCGGGATCCCGCTGACGCCCGATCCGCGCTCGCACAGGCAGAAGTAGAGCAGAAGAAGAAGCGGACCTTCCGCAAGTTCACCTACCGCGGCGTGGACCTGGACCAGCTGCTGGACATGTCCTAGTAAGGGCGGCCGCGGGGGTCGCGGGCAGGGGCTGGGCCAGCGGTGGGGCTTGTCCGGGTGAGGGCGGCGGGGCGGGGGTCCAGGCGCCTCTGCGGCGGTGGGCGGGCACGGTCTCCGCGCGGGTTTGGAACTGAGTGTGGTCTTGCGCCCAGAAAACTGTCCAGAGACGTTGAGGTTTTTGCTTATTTTCAACCTGCCCCCCGTTGTTAACTTTTCCGAGGCTTAGTTGGAAGGTGTAGCCACTGTCTGTAGCCCACGTGACTTAGAATAAGGGGCTGCTTAGATTCTAAGGGCGGTGGCGGTCGCTGGGTCCTTTCCAGGcagggtggtggtgggcatctggcttgcgcttttatttttaaattttttattattttgagacggagtctcatcctgtcgcccaggctggagtgcaatggctccgtctcagctcactgcagcttccgactcccgggttcaagcgattctcttgcctcagcctctcgagtagctgggattagaggggccccccaccacgtccggctaatttttgtatttttagtagagacgagtttcagtgttgcccaggctggtctcaaactcctgaccttaggtgatccacctgcctcggcctcccaaagtgctgggattacaggcgtgaacgcCGCGCCCGACCTTGACTTTTGattatttgtagaaacagggtttctctatgtcgtccaggttggtcttgaactcctgggctcaagcgaccctcccgcctcaacctcccgaagtgctgggatcacaggcgggagccaccgcgccctccctgccttcccctgcgTTTTTAGAGGCCTTTGGCCCGAGGTGTACGCTGCAGCACCTTGTCTGAGGCTGTGGTCTCCGGGCCGCTTGTTCTCTCTAAATCTCTGCAGTCACACGGTGGCTCTTGCATGTGAGGGGTGAGTCGCGCATATCTGGCGGGGGTGCCAGAGGGACTTGGCGTGTTCATTGTAGTCACTACAATGGACAGTGACAAGTCCACTGCGGCTCTGTCCCTGGAGAGAACCAAGCCTTAGTTCTCTGTCCCCTGGAGTGCGTAG from Pan paniscus chromosome 20, NHGRI_mPanPan1-v2.0_pri, whole genome shotgun sequence encodes the following:
- the DAZAP1 gene encoding DAZ-associated protein 1 isoform X22, which encodes MNNSGADEIGKLFVGGLDWSTTQETLRSYFSQYGEVVDCVIMKDKTTNQSRGFGFVKFKDPNCVGTVLASRPHTLDGRNIDPKPCTPRGMQPERTRPKEGWKGPRSDNSKSNKIFVGGIPHNCGETELREYFKKFGVVTEVVMIYDAEKQRPRGFGFITFEDEQSVDQAVNMHFHDIMGKKVEVKRAEPRDSKSQAPGQPGASQWGSRVVPNAANGWAGQPPPTWQQGYGPQGMWVPAGQAIGGYGPPPAGRGAPPPPPPFTSYIVSTPPGGFPPPQGFPQGYGAPPQFSFGYGPPPPPPDQFAPPGVPPPPATPGAAPLAFPPPPSQAAPDMSKPPTAQPDFPYGQYGYGQDLSGFGQGFSDPSQQPPSYGGPSVPGSGGPPAGGSGFGRGQNHNVQGFHPYRR
- the DAZAP1 gene encoding DAZ-associated protein 1 isoform X24, whose amino-acid sequence is MNNSGADEIGKLFVGGLDWSTTQETLRSYFSQYGEVVDCVIMKDKTTNQSRGFGFVKFKDPNCVGTVLASRPHTLDGRNIDPKPCTPRGMQPERTRPKEGWQKGPRSDNSKSNKIFVGGIPHNCGETELREYFKKFGVVTEVVMIYDAEKQRPRGFGFITFEDEQSVDQAVNMHFHDIMGKKVEVKRAEPRDSKSQAPGQPGASQWGSRVVPNAANGWAGQPPPTWQQGYGPQGMWVPAGQAIGGYGPPPAGRGAPPPPPPFTSYIVSTPPGGFPPPQGFPQGYGAPPQFSFGYGPPPPPPDQFAPPGVPPPPATPGAAPLAFPPPPSQAAPDMSKPPTAQPDFPYGYGQDLSGFGQGFSDPSQQPPSYGGPSVPGSGGPPAGGSGFGRGQNHNVQGFHPYRR